A stretch of the Argentina anserina chromosome 6, drPotAnse1.1, whole genome shotgun sequence genome encodes the following:
- the LOC126797746 gene encoding monodehydroascorbate reductase yields the protein MAEKAFKYVILGGGVSAGYAAREFAKQGVKPGELAVISKEAVAPYERPALSKAYLFPESPARLPGFHTCVGSGGERLLPDWYKEKGIELILSTEIVKVDLAGKTLVSGTGECFKFQILVIATGSTVIRLTDFGVKGADAKNIFYLREIDDADKLNEAIKAKKNGKAVIVGGGYIGLELGAALRINNLEVTMVYPEPWCMPRLFTSGIAAFYEGYYANKGVKIIKGTVASGFAADSYGEVKEVHLKDGTVLEADIVVVGVGGRPLTSLFKGQVEEEKGGIKTDTYFKTSVPDVYAVGDVATFPLKLYNENRRVEHVDHARKSAEQAVKAIKASEEGKTVDVYDYLPYFYSRSFDLSWQFYGDNVGETVLFGDSNPTSPKPKFGTYWIKDGKVVGAFLEAGTPEENQAIAKVAKLQPPVESLDQLAKEGLSFASNI from the exons ATGGCGGAGAAGGCCTTCAAGTACGTCATCCTAGGCGGCGGAGTCTCCGCT GGATATGCAGCTCGGGAGTTTGCCAAGCAAGGTGTTAAGCCTGGCGAACTAGCCGTCATTTCCAAAGAGGCG GTAGCTCCATATGAGCGTCCTGCACTCAGCAAGGCTTATCTCTTCCCTGAAT CTCCTGCTCGACTTCCAGGGTTTCACACCTGTGTTGGAAGTGGCGGAGAGAGATTGCTTCCTGATTGGTACAAAGAGAAAG GAATAGAGTTGATTCTTAGCACTGAAATTGTCAAAGTAGATCTTGCCGGGAAGACTCTTGTTAGTGGAACTGGGGAATGCTTCAAGTTTCAGATTCTTGTCATTGCAACTGGTTCAACT GTTATAAGATTGACGGATTTTGGTGTTAAAGGAGCTGATGCTAAAAACATTTTCTACTTGAGAGAAATTGATGATGCTGATAAGCTCAATGAAGCAATTAAAGCAAAAAAGAATGGAAAAGCTGTGATTGTTGGAGGAGGATACATTGGTCTTGAGCTTGGTGcagcattgagaattaacaATTTAGAAGTTACTATGGTGTATCCTGAACCGTGGTGCA TGCCTCGGCTTTTCACTTCTGGTATTGCTGCCTTCTATGAGGGTTATTATGCCAACAAAGGAGTTAAAATCATCAAGGGAACAGTTGCTTCTGGGTTTGCCGCTGATTCATATGGAGAG GTCAAGGAAGTGCATCTAAAGGATGGAACCGTGCTTGAAGCTgacattgttgttgttggtgttGGGGGAAGGCCACTAACATCCTTGTTCAAGGGACAAGTCGAAGAGGAAAAAGGTGGAATTAAG ACGGATACATACTTTAAAACAAGTGTTCCTGATGTGTATGCTGTGGGTGATGTCGCCACTTTCCCTTTGAAGTTGTACAATGAGAACAGAAGAGTTGAGCATGTTGACCATGCACGCAAATCTGCAGAGCAGGCCGTAAAG GCCATCAAGGCAAGTGAAGAGGGAAAGACAGTTGATGTCTATGACTATCTGCCATACTTCTATTCTCGCTCCTTTGATCTTTCATGGCAATTTTATGGCGACAATGTTGGTGAGACCGTGCTCTTCGGAGACAGCAATCCAACCTCACCAAAGCCCAAGTTTGGAACGTACTGGATTAAAGACGGTAAGGTGGTCGGTGCATTTCTGGAGGCTGGCACTCCCGAGGAAAACCAGGCTATCGCGAAGGTTGCAAAGCTCCAACCTCCTGTTGAGAGCCTAGATCAGCTTGCAAAGGAAGGTCTTTCTTTTGCTAGTAATATCTAA